A DNA window from Pogona vitticeps strain Pit_001003342236 chromosome 2, PviZW2.1, whole genome shotgun sequence contains the following coding sequences:
- the TSPAN17 gene encoding tetraspanin-17 isoform X3: MPGKAQHFQGPQLLGAAFLAIGLWAWAEKGVLYNLSSITDLGGFDPVWLFLVVGVVMFVLGFAGCIGALRENTFLLKFFSVFLGLIFFLEVTAGVLAFIFKDWIKDQLNFFINNNVKAYRDDIDLQNLIDFAQEYWSCCGAHGPNDWNLNIYFNCADSNPSRERCGVPFSCCVKDPAEDVLNTQCGYDVRLKLELEQQSFIHTKGCASQFEKWVQDNLIVVAGTFVAVALLQIFGICLAQNLVSDINAVKANW; this comes from the exons ATGCCAGGCAAAGCCCAGCACTTCCAAGGTCCCCAG TTGCTGGGGGCTGCCTTCCTGGCCATTGGTCTATGGGCCTGGGCTGAAAAG GGCGTGCTTTACAATCTGTCCTCCATCACAGACCTGGGTGGCTTTGATCCCGTATGGCTCTTCCTTGTGGTTGGAGTGGTGATGTTCGTGCTGGGATTTGCTGGATGCATTGGAGCCTTGAGGGAGAATACATTCCTTCTCAAATTT TTCTCAGTATTCCTGGGGCTCATCTTTTTCCTGGAGGTGACAGCTGGTGTCCTGGCTTTCATCTTCAAGGACTGGATCAAAGACCAGCTCAACTTCTTCATCAACAATAACGTCAAGGCCTACCGTGATGACATTGACCTCCAGAACCTCATCGACTTTGCTCAGGAATAT TGGTCCTGCTGCGGGGCTCATGGACCTAACGACTGGAACCTCAACATTTATTTCAACTGCGCTGACTCCAACCCTAGCAGGGAGCGCTGTGGAGTGCCCTTTTCCTGCTGTGTCAAGGATCCTGCG GAGGATGTCCTCAACACCCAGTGTGGCTATGACGTCCGCCTTAAACTG GAGCTGGAGCAACAGAGCTTCATCCATACCAAAGGATGTGCTAGTCAGTTTGAGAAATGGGTCCAGGACAATCTCATTGTGGTGGCCGGGACCTTCGTCGCCGTCGCTCTGCTCCAG
- the TSPAN17 gene encoding tetraspanin-17 isoform X2: protein MPGKAQHFQGPQVSCCAKYLLFASNVLFWLLGAAFLAIGLWAWAEKGVLYNLSSITDLGGFDPVWLFLVVGVVMFVLGFAGCIGALRENTFLLKFFSVFLGLIFFLEVTAGVLAFIFKDWIKDQLNFFINNNVKAYRDDIDLQNLIDFAQEYWSCCGAHGPNDWNLNIYFNCADSNPSRERCGVPFSCCVKDPAEDVLNTQCGYDVRLKLVRVRSWSNRASSIPKDVLVSLRNGSRTISLWWPGPSSPSLCSRSLVSAWHRI, encoded by the exons ATGCCAGGCAAAGCCCAGCACTTCCAAGGTCCCCAGGTCAGCTGCTGCGCCAAGTACCTGCTCTTCGCCTCCAATGTGCTCTTCTGG TTGCTGGGGGCTGCCTTCCTGGCCATTGGTCTATGGGCCTGGGCTGAAAAG GGCGTGCTTTACAATCTGTCCTCCATCACAGACCTGGGTGGCTTTGATCCCGTATGGCTCTTCCTTGTGGTTGGAGTGGTGATGTTCGTGCTGGGATTTGCTGGATGCATTGGAGCCTTGAGGGAGAATACATTCCTTCTCAAATTT TTCTCAGTATTCCTGGGGCTCATCTTTTTCCTGGAGGTGACAGCTGGTGTCCTGGCTTTCATCTTCAAGGACTGGATCAAAGACCAGCTCAACTTCTTCATCAACAATAACGTCAAGGCCTACCGTGATGACATTGACCTCCAGAACCTCATCGACTTTGCTCAGGAATAT TGGTCCTGCTGCGGGGCTCATGGACCTAACGACTGGAACCTCAACATTTATTTCAACTGCGCTGACTCCAACCCTAGCAGGGAGCGCTGTGGAGTGCCCTTTTCCTGCTGTGTCAAGGATCCTGCG GAGGATGTCCTCAACACCCAGTGTGGCTATGACGTCCGCCTTAAACTGGTGAGAGTCag GAGCTGGAGCAACAGAGCTTCATCCATACCAAAGGATGTGCTAGTCAGTTTGAGAAATGGGTCCAGGACAATCTCATTGTGGTGGCCGGGACCTTCGTCGCCGTCGCTCTGCTCCAG
- the TSPAN17 gene encoding tetraspanin-17 isoform X1 produces MPGKAQHFQGPQVSCCAKYLLFASNVLFWLLGAAFLAIGLWAWAEKGVLYNLSSITDLGGFDPVWLFLVVGVVMFVLGFAGCIGALRENTFLLKFFSVFLGLIFFLEVTAGVLAFIFKDWIKDQLNFFINNNVKAYRDDIDLQNLIDFAQEYWSCCGAHGPNDWNLNIYFNCADSNPSRERCGVPFSCCVKDPAEDVLNTQCGYDVRLKLELEQQSFIHTKGCASQFEKWVQDNLIVVAGTFVAVALLQIFGICLAQNLVSDINAVKANW; encoded by the exons ATGCCAGGCAAAGCCCAGCACTTCCAAGGTCCCCAGGTCAGCTGCTGCGCCAAGTACCTGCTCTTCGCCTCCAATGTGCTCTTCTGG TTGCTGGGGGCTGCCTTCCTGGCCATTGGTCTATGGGCCTGGGCTGAAAAG GGCGTGCTTTACAATCTGTCCTCCATCACAGACCTGGGTGGCTTTGATCCCGTATGGCTCTTCCTTGTGGTTGGAGTGGTGATGTTCGTGCTGGGATTTGCTGGATGCATTGGAGCCTTGAGGGAGAATACATTCCTTCTCAAATTT TTCTCAGTATTCCTGGGGCTCATCTTTTTCCTGGAGGTGACAGCTGGTGTCCTGGCTTTCATCTTCAAGGACTGGATCAAAGACCAGCTCAACTTCTTCATCAACAATAACGTCAAGGCCTACCGTGATGACATTGACCTCCAGAACCTCATCGACTTTGCTCAGGAATAT TGGTCCTGCTGCGGGGCTCATGGACCTAACGACTGGAACCTCAACATTTATTTCAACTGCGCTGACTCCAACCCTAGCAGGGAGCGCTGTGGAGTGCCCTTTTCCTGCTGTGTCAAGGATCCTGCG GAGGATGTCCTCAACACCCAGTGTGGCTATGACGTCCGCCTTAAACTG GAGCTGGAGCAACAGAGCTTCATCCATACCAAAGGATGTGCTAGTCAGTTTGAGAAATGGGTCCAGGACAATCTCATTGTGGTGGCCGGGACCTTCGTCGCCGTCGCTCTGCTCCAG